The stretch of DNA GATATTTACTTCAATGATAATTGGAATGTGAGATTTACCGTAGTAGATACACGAAAATGGTTACCTGGACGGAAAGTACTACTTCCTTTGCATATTTTCCATCCTATTAATTATGAAAGTGAATATGTAGAGGTGGATTATGATAAAGATCAAATTCGAAATAGTCCACCTGTGCCTGAAGATGAACATTTTACCCCAGATGATCAAGGAAATGTATTGGATTATTTCGGATGGAATATGTACAAAGATAACGCTGTATCGACTGGTGGTCATAGCCCACTTGTTACGTTTGATCATCCGGATGTAGAGCAAAAAAATGTGCCTGAAGAACCACATTTAAACCGTAATGAATTATTGTCAAATGACACACTAAGAAGTGAAGAAGAAACACTTGATTTCAAAGTACATGCCAAAGATGGGAAAATTGGCAACATTGTAGATTTTATCTGTGATGAAAACAATAATTGGAAAATCACATACATTGTCGTGCAGAATAGTGAAAATATGACAGAAAATGAATTCTATATTTATCGTACAGAACAAATACAAACTGTAGATTGGTTTGAAAGAGATCTTTATATTAACGATTCTGTAAAAGGTCTAAAAGGAACAACACCTTTTACGGACAAAAACCAGATCTTATCTAAATTGTCTTAAATATTCCTGAATATAATGTGTGTGATAAAGTAACAAATCCAATTAATCCGGAGTAAAGATTAGATTCGGGTTAATTGGGTTTTTAATTTGTAATATTCTTTTTTTAACACAATGTAAATTGCAATTATAGACAGGTACTGGTCATCGTTACGGTTTTTTAAATAAAATGTAAACCAATTGAGATAGTATCCATTATTGGTTTACGTTACCATTGACATACTCATTGATTCAAATGAGGTTAGACTATAAAATGATAAATGGTGGGAACATCATATGATATATATAAAACAAATTATAATGAAAAGTACATATAAAATTAAAAATAATACACCCGAAAAGATAAAGAAAAATACGAATGATATGATGGTTGGGAGGTTCCTAATGTGATGATGAGTCAACTAAAGGAAACTCCTATAGAAGATAAAGTATATGCAATTCAACAAGGGAACAAATTTTTGCAAAATGAATTACTAAGAACGTATCAACCTTTTATAGCTAAGTGTGTATCGGAAGTATGTAAAAGATATATTGATCCAAAAAGAGATGATGAATTTAGTATCGGATTGTCGGCTTTTAACGAAGCTATATTTTCGTATGTTCCAAATAAAGGAAGTTCTTTTTTATCGTTTGCAAAATTAGTTATTAAACGGAAAGTTATTGATTATATCCGTTATCAGCAAAAGAGGACTGCGTCTTTATCATTAGATGAAACCTATGATGAAGAGCAAATGGAAAACTCACTGGAAATAGCTGCAGTTCAAGAAAAATACCAAATGGAGATTGATGCTCAAAACAGGAAAGAAGAAATTCTAGAATTTAAAGAGAAATTAAAGTTATACAAATTGTCATTAGTTGAATTAACTGAGGTATCGCCAAAACATCGTGATGCCCGAGAATCCGCAGTGAAAACTGCACGAATTCTTTTTAACGACCCAATTCTCAGGGAATATGTATACAGAAAGAAAAAACTCCCTATTAAAGATTTGGTGAAAAAAGTCGATGTTAGTAAAAAAACATTGGAAAGAAATAGAAAGTTTATACTCGCAATGTTTATTGTGCTTAGTGAGGACTATATCTATCTTAAGGAATATCTTAAGGGAGTGGGGCAATGAAAAAAGGAATTGTGATGGAAAGGCATCGCAAATATACCATTTTAATGACAAAAGATGGTTCCTTTGTTAAAGGGAGAGTACTTTCGAATCAATCTGAGATTGGTGAAGAAGTTGTCTTTCGACCAATAGGAAATCGCCAAGTTATGTTACGCAAGCAACGCGGCATACCTTGGAAGGTGTCTTTATTAGCTGCTGCAGTATTATTAGTTATTTTACCGATATATTTTTTATCTAATGGAGAGAAAGCTTTTGCGTATGTAACCGTAGATATCAATCCTAGTATCGAAATGCAAGTCGATGACCAATTTGAAGTGCAAACGATAGAAGCTATAAATGATGACGGAGAAGAGGTCATAGGGTCCTTAAGTGAATATGAACATGATTCTATTGAAGAGGTTATCCGACAGATTATCCTCGAGAGTGAGGATCATGGATTTGCATCTGAGAAAAATATGGTTGTTGGTATAAGTTACTCAGGTGAAGATATTTCTTATTCGATTCCAAACCATTTGCAAAATTATTTATCAACATTACAAGAATGGCGTGTAGCAACATTAGTTATACCTGAGGAGATACGTGAATTAGCACAGGAAGAAAAAACTTCAATGAATGAAATGATGGCGACTCAAATGAACGACAATGAGGAATTGATAGATGAGGAAGCGTTAGATTCTAATGATAAAGCAATTATAAATTCTTTTTTTAATGAAATAGAAGAAGCGAATCCTGATTCATCAAAACAAGAAACGGAAAAAAAAGAGGATACAGAAGCCATCAATGAGGAAGAAAATAGTGAAAATGAAATAAAACAAAATATAGCTAATTCAGCACAAAAAAAAGAAATTGTAAATACAGTTGAAGAGGATCAAGATGAGAACATACCTGATAAAGAACATAAGGTAAGAGAAGAAAAAAAGGAACGAACCCCTGAAAAACATTGGGAAAACAAACAGGTTCCGTCAGAAAAAGATAATAAAAAAAAACAACATGAAGATAAAAACCATAAGTCTAAATTAGATGAAGAAATACATGATAAATATAAAGAAGAACATAAAAATTTTAAAGAGCATAAAAGCAAAAGCTATAAAGAACATAAAAATTATAAAAAGCATAAGAATGGTAAAGACAAACGGAATGGACATCATCATAGAACAAACTCAAAACATAAACATAATGAATTACCAAAGAAAGAAAAAAATCATAATAAAGAATTTAAATGATGGGAAAAATTCTCCCATCATTTAAGTGTGGTTACATTTCTATTTTCTCCGGATTTAAAGGTGTTGTTAACTTCATTGCATGTTCTAAATAATACAATAAAGTATCATGTGAACTCAGTACTTGCTGATGATCCATAGAAAAGTGGTAATCGTTTAAGAAACGTTCAATTTTCTTTGATAACATATCATCTTTTGTACGTACCATGAGCACTAATAAATCATCCCATTGCCCCCAAAGTGTATAATACAATGCTTTATCGTAATCTGGAATAACCATCCTTATTCCCTCCTTACTCGAAAAGGATATTTCTTATTTTGCCCGGTTTCTATATATAATGTCTTTTACATTAATGGTGTGTCTGCCAAAAAAAGGTGACATAAATGTGCATAAAAAGAAAATATCAATACAAAATAAAGGCAAATAAGGTAAGGAGGAAAAAGTTATGAAATTACGTATATTTGCGATTATGGCTTTACTATTTGTGCTTGTAGCTTGTCAGAATGCAGAAGAAAATTCAATGGATAATAATAATATGGGTGAAGGCAATGTGGAACCTACTCGCTATGACAACAACTCTAATTTAGGACAAGAAATGTCTGATA from Oceanobacillus iheyensis HTE831 encodes:
- a CDS encoding anti-sigma factor domain-containing protein encodes the protein MKKGIVMERHRKYTILMTKDGSFVKGRVLSNQSEIGEEVVFRPIGNRQVMLRKQRGIPWKVSLLAAAVLLVILPIYFLSNGEKAFAYVTVDINPSIEMQVDDQFEVQTIEAINDDGEEVIGSLSEYEHDSIEEVIRQIILESEDHGFASEKNMVVGISYSGEDISYSIPNHLQNYLSTLQEWRVATLVIPEEIRELAQEEKTSMNEMMATQMNDNEELIDEEALDSNDKAIINSFFNEIEEANPDSSKQETEKKEDTEAINEEENSENEIKQNIANSAQKKEIVNTVEEDQDENIPDKEHKVREEKKERTPEKHWENKQVPSEKDNKKKQHEDKNHKSKLDEEIHDKYKEEHKNFKEHKSKSYKEHKNYKKHKNGKDKRNGHHHRTNSKHKHNELPKKEKNHNKEFK
- a CDS encoding PRC-barrel domain-containing protein — protein: MLYSSNIKEMNIRATDGDIGKIKDIYFNDNWNVRFTVVDTRKWLPGRKVLLPLHIFHPINYESEYVEVDYDKDQIRNSPPVPEDEHFTPDDQGNVLDYFGWNMYKDNAVSTGGHSPLVTFDHPDVEQKNVPEEPHLNRNELLSNDTLRSEEETLDFKVHAKDGKIGNIVDFICDENNNWKITYIVVQNSENMTENEFYIYRTEQIQTVDWFERDLYINDSVKGLKGTTPFTDKNQILSKLS
- a CDS encoding YhdB family protein, which translates into the protein MVIPDYDKALYYTLWGQWDDLLVLMVRTKDDMLSKKIERFLNDYHFSMDHQQVLSSHDTLLYYLEHAMKLTTPLNPEKIEM
- the sigI gene encoding RNA polymerase sigma factor SigI, translating into MMSQLKETPIEDKVYAIQQGNKFLQNELLRTYQPFIAKCVSEVCKRYIDPKRDDEFSIGLSAFNEAIFSYVPNKGSSFLSFAKLVIKRKVIDYIRYQQKRTASLSLDETYDEEQMENSLEIAAVQEKYQMEIDAQNRKEEILEFKEKLKLYKLSLVELTEVSPKHRDARESAVKTARILFNDPILREYVYRKKKLPIKDLVKKVDVSKKTLERNRKFILAMFIVLSEDYIYLKEYLKGVGQ